From the genome of Phytohabitans rumicis, one region includes:
- a CDS encoding phosphoenolpyruvate hydrolase family protein, with protein sequence MDRASALARLRATIAAGQPVIGAGAGTGISAKAAEAGGVDLIIIYNSGRYRMAGRGSLSGLLAYGDANQIVVDMSREVLPIVQDTPVLAGVNGTDPFRLMGRFLDELAGLGFAGVQNFPTVGLIDGVFRQNLEETGMGYGHEVEMIRLARERDLLTAPYVFDVESTVAMTEAGADIVVPHMGLTTSGTIGAKTALTLAESAERVQRMRDAAVEVNPDVIVLCHGGPIAEPDDARYVLAHTTGVAGFFGASSVERLPTERGIKQQIVDFKSILD encoded by the coding sequence ATGGACCGCGCGAGCGCGCTCGCCCGGCTGCGGGCCACCATCGCGGCCGGGCAGCCGGTGATCGGGGCCGGCGCCGGCACCGGCATCTCCGCCAAGGCCGCCGAGGCCGGCGGCGTCGACCTCATCATCATCTACAACTCCGGCCGGTACCGGATGGCCGGTAGGGGTTCGCTCAGCGGCCTGCTGGCGTACGGCGACGCGAACCAGATCGTCGTCGACATGAGCCGGGAGGTGCTGCCGATCGTCCAGGACACGCCCGTGCTGGCCGGCGTGAACGGCACCGACCCGTTCCGGCTGATGGGCCGCTTCCTGGACGAGCTGGCCGGGCTCGGCTTCGCCGGCGTGCAAAACTTCCCCACCGTCGGGCTCATCGACGGCGTGTTCCGGCAAAACCTCGAAGAGACCGGGATGGGGTACGGCCACGAGGTCGAGATGATCCGGCTGGCCCGCGAGCGCGACCTGCTCACCGCGCCGTACGTCTTCGACGTCGAGTCCACAGTGGCCATGACCGAGGCCGGTGCCGACATCGTCGTACCCCATATGGGTCTGACGACCAGCGGGACCATCGGCGCGAAGACCGCGCTGACGCTGGCCGAGTCGGCGGAGCGGGTGCAGCGGATGCGCGACGCGGCGGTCGAGGTCAACCCCGACGTCATCGTGCTCTGCCACGGCGGTCCCATCGCCGAGCCGGACGACGCCCGCTACGTCCTCGCCCACACCACCGGCGTGGCCGGCTTTTTCGGCGCGTCCTCAGTGGAGCGGCTGCCGACCGAGCGCGGCATCAAGCAGCAGATCGTCGATTTCAAGTCCATCCTCGACTAG
- a CDS encoding RICIN domain-containing protein, with the protein MRRRSVLTLAAVGAALVPATILLAIRPADAAADPAAGGTYTVVAGASGKCLEVAGGSVDNGALLQQATCAAGATQQQWRVVASAGRYNLVNVKSTRCADVPSSSTASGVQLQQWGCGDGTKVNQLWSFAASSAAAGKFRIASGVSSLCVSDRDGSTASGNPVIQETCADVARMQWTFNLVGGTPAPGVPYGNAPDGFAQGVTGGAGGQTVTVTTQAQLNQYVTASTPYVIRVAATINISPKGTELRVASNKTIIGVGTSGHIVGGGFFLAAGVSNVIIRNLTIRDTLMPDDDPGDDAYDYDAIQLDTANRIWIDHNRLSRMNDGLIDSRKDTTNLTVSWNHLNNNNKTFGIGWTENVTARITIHHNWFQNTVTRNPSGDNIANLHMYNNYLQNCSSYGNYVRGLTKAVIENSYYENVRNPYYVEAGELVQRGNITVNSPWDSGKVTSKGSAFNPSSFYSYTLHPAADVPALLRQHTGPQASIGV; encoded by the coding sequence ATGCGTAGAAGATCAGTTCTGACCCTCGCCGCCGTCGGTGCCGCGCTGGTGCCGGCGACCATCCTGCTGGCCATCCGACCCGCCGACGCAGCCGCCGATCCCGCCGCCGGCGGCACCTACACCGTCGTCGCGGGCGCGAGCGGCAAGTGCCTGGAGGTCGCCGGCGGCTCGGTCGACAACGGCGCCCTGCTGCAACAGGCGACCTGCGCCGCCGGCGCCACGCAGCAGCAGTGGCGCGTCGTGGCCAGCGCCGGCCGGTACAACCTCGTCAACGTCAAGAGCACCCGGTGCGCGGACGTCCCGTCCAGCTCCACCGCCTCGGGCGTGCAGCTACAGCAGTGGGGCTGCGGCGACGGCACCAAGGTCAACCAACTGTGGTCGTTCGCCGCGTCGAGCGCGGCGGCCGGCAAGTTCCGCATCGCCAGCGGCGTGTCCAGCCTGTGCGTCAGCGACCGGGACGGCTCCACCGCGAGCGGCAACCCGGTCATCCAGGAGACCTGCGCCGACGTCGCCCGGATGCAGTGGACGTTCAACCTCGTCGGCGGTACGCCGGCGCCGGGTGTGCCGTACGGGAATGCGCCGGACGGGTTCGCGCAGGGCGTGACCGGCGGCGCGGGCGGCCAGACCGTAACGGTGACCACGCAGGCGCAGCTCAACCAGTACGTGACCGCCAGCACCCCGTACGTCATCCGGGTCGCCGCGACGATCAACATCAGCCCGAAGGGCACCGAGCTGCGGGTCGCGTCGAACAAGACGATCATCGGTGTCGGGACCAGCGGCCACATCGTCGGCGGCGGGTTCTTCCTCGCGGCCGGGGTCAGCAACGTCATCATCCGCAACCTGACCATCCGGGACACGCTGATGCCCGACGACGACCCCGGCGACGACGCGTACGACTACGACGCCATCCAGCTGGACACCGCCAACCGCATCTGGATCGACCACAATCGACTGTCCAGGATGAACGACGGCCTCATCGACAGCCGCAAGGACACCACCAACCTGACCGTGTCCTGGAACCACTTGAACAACAACAACAAGACCTTCGGGATCGGTTGGACCGAAAACGTCACCGCGCGGATCACCATCCACCACAACTGGTTCCAGAACACCGTCACCCGCAACCCGAGCGGGGACAACATCGCGAACCTGCACATGTACAACAACTACCTGCAGAACTGCTCCTCGTACGGCAACTACGTGCGCGGCCTGACCAAGGCCGTCATCGAAAACAGCTACTACGAGAACGTGCGCAACCCGTACTACGTGGAGGCCGGTGAGCTGGTGCAGCGCGGCAACATCACCGTCAACAGCCCCTGGGACTCGGGGAAGGTCACCTCCAAGGGCTCGGCGTTCAACCCGAGCAGCTTCTACTCGTACACCCTGCACCCGGCCGCCGACGTGCCCGCGCTGCTGCGCCAGCACACCGGCCCGCAAGCCAGCATCGGGGTCTGA
- a CDS encoding cupin domain-containing protein codes for MTSTIPQRRPDEVPTRTFDWGTIKWLVTPHLDEGAGLTTGEVIIYPAQGHAPHVHPNEEEVIYVISGEGEQTVGDGPAFPIREGDAVYIPANTLHSTYNTTWRPLRLVVIYTPGGAETGLDQLPDAQLLDPGVAPAWRRVS; via the coding sequence ATGACGTCCACCATCCCCCAGCGCCGGCCCGACGAGGTGCCGACCCGCACGTTCGACTGGGGCACCATCAAGTGGCTGGTGACCCCGCACCTGGACGAGGGCGCCGGGCTGACCACCGGCGAGGTCATCATCTACCCGGCCCAGGGGCACGCCCCGCACGTGCACCCCAACGAGGAGGAGGTCATCTACGTGATCTCCGGCGAGGGCGAGCAGACCGTCGGCGACGGGCCGGCCTTCCCGATCCGCGAGGGCGACGCCGTCTACATCCCGGCGAACACGCTGCACTCGACCTACAACACCACCTGGCGGCCGCTGCGGCTGGTCGTCATCTACACGCCGGGCGGCGCCGAGACCGGCCTCGACCAGCTCCCCGACGCGCAACTCCTCGACCCGGGCGTCGCGCCCGCGTGGCGGCGGGTGTCCTGA
- a CDS encoding alpha-L-rhamnosidase, whose protein sequence is MTDPTRPSVEHHRVPIGIGERRPRLSWRVDAPPGWHQTGYEIDVVRDGRSTVVAVDSPDQVLVPWPGEPLRSRERVTVRVRVRGADGAYSGWSPPTAIEAGLLEPGDWRAVPVGADWPEEAESDERRPALVRRAFEVGGEVVAARLYATAHGLYEIEINGRRVGDDAMSPGWTAYPQRLRYYTYDVTGHLRAGANAIGSWLGDGWYRGRLGWRGGFRNLFGADLSLLAQLEITYADGRRQVVATDPRWRAAPGPIVRSGNYDGEVYDARDELTGWSAPGYDDEGWTPVRVGQRDPATLVAPMGPPVRATDEIRPVAVLRTPGGRRVLDFGQNLVGRPRIRVRGARGDTVTLRTAEVMQDGEVYRRPLRDAESTDVYVLAGAGVEEWEPRFTFHGFRYVDVDGWPGDLDAAVAAGDVVARVYHTDMTRTGWFECSEPLLNRLHDNVVWSMRGNFLDIPTDCPQRDERVGWTGDIQVFGPTAAYLYDCAGMLASWLVDVAAEQLPDGTVPWYVPVIPAHHMWTPIRPGAGWGDVAVLLPWTLYERYGDVAMLARQYPSAKAWVDLVDRLAGPDHLWDEGFQLGDWLDPSAPADDPAAAATDRYLVATAHFAWSARRLADMAGVLGEAADAERYARLAGAVRRAFQRRYVVGPGRLTSDTQTAYALAVAFDLVPAGEIGACGARLAELVAAGGNRIGTGFLGTPLVADALTRTGHLDTAYDLVLQRDCPSWLYPVTQGATTIWERWDSMLTDGTVNPGQMTSFNHYAFGAVADWLHRTVAGVAPAAPGYREILFRPRPGGGLTHASAAHDTPYGRAAIAWVLAADGTLTVDVTVPSGTTAVLDLAGQEPRTLGPGTHRELGKAIDGN, encoded by the coding sequence ATGACCGATCCCACGCGACCGTCCGTCGAGCACCACCGGGTGCCCATCGGCATCGGCGAGCGGCGGCCGCGCCTGTCCTGGCGCGTGGACGCGCCGCCCGGCTGGCACCAGACGGGGTACGAGATCGACGTGGTCCGCGACGGCAGGTCCACGGTCGTGGCCGTCGACTCGCCCGATCAGGTGCTCGTGCCCTGGCCCGGTGAGCCGCTGCGGTCCCGGGAGCGGGTCACCGTGCGGGTGCGCGTCCGGGGCGCGGACGGCGCGTACTCCGGCTGGAGCCCGCCCACCGCGATCGAGGCGGGGCTGCTGGAGCCGGGTGACTGGCGGGCGGTCCCGGTCGGCGCGGACTGGCCGGAGGAGGCCGAGTCCGACGAACGCCGGCCCGCGCTGGTACGGCGTGCCTTCGAGGTCGGCGGTGAGGTGGTCGCCGCGCGCCTCTACGCCACCGCGCACGGCCTGTACGAGATCGAGATCAACGGTCGGCGGGTCGGCGACGACGCGATGTCGCCCGGCTGGACCGCCTACCCGCAGCGGCTGCGCTACTACACGTACGACGTCACCGGGCACCTGCGCGCCGGCGCCAACGCGATCGGCTCGTGGCTCGGCGACGGCTGGTACCGCGGGCGGCTCGGCTGGCGCGGCGGCTTCCGCAACCTCTTCGGCGCCGACCTGTCGCTGCTCGCCCAGCTCGAGATCACGTACGCGGACGGCCGCCGCCAGGTGGTGGCCACCGACCCCCGGTGGCGGGCGGCGCCCGGCCCGATCGTGCGGTCCGGCAACTACGACGGCGAGGTCTACGACGCCCGGGACGAGCTGACCGGCTGGTCAGCCCCGGGGTACGACGACGAGGGCTGGACCCCGGTGCGGGTGGGGCAGCGCGACCCGGCGACGCTGGTCGCGCCGATGGGACCGCCGGTCCGCGCGACCGACGAGATCCGGCCGGTGGCGGTGCTGCGTACGCCGGGCGGGCGCCGGGTGCTCGACTTCGGGCAGAACCTGGTCGGCCGGCCGCGGATCCGGGTCCGCGGCGCGCGCGGTGACACGGTCACGCTGCGCACCGCGGAGGTCATGCAGGACGGCGAGGTGTACCGGCGGCCGTTGCGCGACGCGGAGTCCACCGACGTGTACGTCCTGGCCGGCGCCGGGGTGGAGGAGTGGGAGCCGCGGTTCACCTTCCACGGCTTCCGGTACGTCGACGTGGACGGCTGGCCGGGCGACCTCGACGCGGCGGTGGCGGCCGGCGACGTGGTGGCCCGGGTCTACCACACCGACATGACCCGCACCGGCTGGTTCGAGTGCTCTGAGCCGCTGCTCAACCGCCTGCATGACAACGTGGTCTGGAGCATGCGCGGCAACTTCCTGGACATCCCGACGGACTGTCCACAAAGGGACGAGCGGGTCGGCTGGACCGGCGACATCCAGGTCTTCGGCCCGACCGCGGCGTACCTTTACGACTGCGCCGGCATGCTCGCCTCCTGGCTGGTCGACGTCGCGGCCGAGCAGCTGCCGGACGGCACCGTGCCCTGGTACGTGCCGGTCATCCCGGCGCACCACATGTGGACACCGATCCGGCCGGGTGCCGGCTGGGGCGACGTCGCGGTACTGCTGCCGTGGACGCTGTACGAGCGGTACGGCGACGTGGCGATGCTGGCCCGGCAGTACCCGAGCGCCAAGGCGTGGGTCGACCTCGTCGACCGGCTCGCCGGCCCGGACCACCTGTGGGACGAGGGGTTCCAACTCGGCGACTGGCTCGACCCGAGCGCGCCCGCCGACGATCCCGCGGCCGCGGCGACCGACCGGTACCTGGTGGCCACCGCGCACTTCGCGTGGTCGGCGAGGCGGTTGGCCGACATGGCCGGGGTGCTCGGCGAGGCGGCCGACGCGGAGCGGTACGCGCGGCTGGCCGGCGCGGTGCGGCGGGCGTTCCAGCGGCGGTACGTGGTCGGACCCGGCCGGCTCACCAGCGACACGCAGACGGCGTACGCGCTGGCCGTCGCGTTCGACCTGGTACCCGCCGGCGAGATCGGCGCGTGCGGCGCCCGGCTGGCCGAGTTGGTCGCCGCCGGCGGCAACCGGATCGGCACCGGCTTTCTCGGCACCCCGCTGGTCGCCGACGCGCTGACCCGCACCGGTCACCTGGACACCGCGTACGACCTGGTGCTGCAGCGGGATTGCCCGTCCTGGCTGTACCCGGTGACCCAGGGCGCCACCACGATCTGGGAACGGTGGGACAGCATGCTGACTGACGGCACGGTCAACCCCGGGCAGATGACGTCGTTCAACCACTACGCGTTCGGCGCGGTCGCCGACTGGCTACATCGGACGGTGGCCGGGGTGGCCCCGGCGGCGCCCGGGTACCGCGAGATCCTGTTCCGGCCGCGGCCGGGCGGTGGCCTCACGCACGCGTCGGCCGCCCACGACACGCCGTACGGGCGGGCCGCCATCGCGTGGGTCCTGGCCGCCGACGGCACGCTCACCGTGGACGTCACCGTGCCGAGCGGCACCACCGCCGTCCTCGACCTGGCCGGTCAGGAGCCGCGCACCCTCGGCCCCGGCACCCACCGTGAATTAGGGAAAGCCATTGACGGTAATTGA
- a CDS encoding Tm-1-like ATP-binding domain-containing protein, whose translation MTLLIRPAVALVGTLDTKGAEYQWVAQRLAGHGVDTVVIDTGIRPPDGFTGPVAVGQDEVARSAGTTIQALRDGNDQGAAVAAMGAGAAAVLAGLAAEGRLDGVLALGGSGGSSIAARAVRDLPIGLPKLIVSTMAAGDVSPYVGAADVTMMYSVVDISGINRVSRAVLGNAAAAIAGMATAHAGTAAEEGDRPLIAASMFGVTTPAVDAARARLEELGYEVLVFHATGAGGKALEALARSSLLAGVLDLTTTELADDLVGGVLSAGPARLTAAGAAGVPQVVSLGALDMVNFGPEDTVPAEFAGRTFFVHNPTVTLMRTTVAENAELGRRVGAKLAAAAGPTVLVVPRGGVSALDTDGAAFHDPAADAALFDAVLDTVRGSAVSVLDSTRHINDAELAVEAADRLHALIGKEV comes from the coding sequence GTGACCCTACTCATACGGCCGGCGGTCGCGCTCGTCGGCACGCTCGACACCAAGGGCGCCGAATACCAGTGGGTGGCCCAACGCCTGGCCGGACACGGCGTCGACACGGTCGTCATCGACACCGGGATCCGCCCGCCGGACGGCTTCACCGGCCCCGTCGCGGTCGGCCAGGACGAGGTCGCCCGGTCCGCCGGCACCACGATCCAGGCGCTGCGCGACGGGAACGACCAGGGCGCGGCCGTCGCCGCGATGGGTGCGGGCGCCGCGGCCGTCCTCGCCGGGCTGGCCGCCGAAGGCCGGCTCGACGGCGTACTCGCGCTCGGCGGCAGCGGCGGCTCGTCGATCGCCGCGCGCGCCGTCCGCGACCTGCCGATCGGGCTGCCCAAGCTGATCGTCTCGACGATGGCCGCCGGCGACGTCTCGCCCTACGTGGGCGCCGCCGACGTCACCATGATGTACAGCGTCGTGGACATCTCCGGCATCAACCGGGTGTCCCGCGCGGTGCTGGGCAACGCCGCCGCCGCGATCGCCGGCATGGCCACCGCCCACGCCGGCACCGCGGCCGAGGAGGGCGACCGGCCGCTGATCGCCGCGTCGATGTTCGGCGTCACCACACCCGCCGTGGACGCCGCCCGGGCCCGGCTGGAGGAGCTGGGGTACGAGGTGCTCGTGTTCCACGCGACCGGCGCGGGCGGCAAGGCCCTCGAAGCGCTGGCCCGCTCCAGCCTGCTGGCCGGGGTGCTCGACCTGACCACCACCGAGTTGGCCGACGACCTCGTGGGCGGGGTGCTCAGCGCCGGACCGGCCCGGCTCACCGCGGCCGGGGCCGCCGGGGTGCCGCAGGTGGTCAGCCTCGGCGCGCTCGACATGGTCAACTTCGGCCCCGAGGACACCGTGCCGGCCGAGTTCGCCGGCCGGACGTTCTTCGTCCACAACCCAACCGTCACGCTGATGCGTACCACCGTCGCGGAAAACGCGGAGCTGGGCCGCCGCGTGGGCGCCAAGCTGGCCGCGGCGGCCGGGCCGACCGTGCTCGTGGTGCCCCGCGGCGGAGTGTCCGCATTGGACACCGACGGCGCCGCCTTCCACGACCCGGCGGCCGACGCCGCGCTCTTCGACGCGGTCCTGGACACGGTACGCGGCAGCGCCGTGTCGGTGCTCGACTCGACGCGGCACATCAACGACGCTGAGCTGGCGGTCGAGGCCGCCGACCGGCTGCACGCACTCATCGGCAAGGAGGTTTGA
- a CDS encoding cupin domain-containing protein — MPVYGPGRWLNPTDRPEWCEVAAAGRFAVPVEGGRFDRHYHDDHEIWFVSEGKARILVDGAERYAQAGDVVLIQAGDPHDVVEVYETLRGFFVQTGHPAGGRAGHLHRDPADAGGHPVPARPVPADFPSRVG, encoded by the coding sequence ATGCCGGTGTACGGGCCGGGCCGCTGGCTCAACCCGACGGACCGCCCGGAGTGGTGCGAGGTCGCCGCGGCCGGGCGGTTCGCCGTCCCCGTCGAGGGCGGCCGGTTCGACCGGCACTACCACGACGACCACGAGATCTGGTTCGTCAGCGAGGGCAAGGCGCGCATCCTGGTGGACGGCGCCGAGCGGTACGCGCAGGCCGGTGACGTGGTGCTGATCCAGGCCGGCGACCCGCACGACGTCGTCGAGGTGTACGAGACGCTGCGCGGCTTCTTCGTGCAGACCGGACACCCGGCGGGCGGCCGGGCCGGGCACCTGCACCGGGACCCGGCCGACGCCGGCGGCCACCCGGTGCCGGCTCGGCCCGTGCCGGCCGACTTCCCTTCCCGGGTGGGCTGA
- a CDS encoding glycoside hydrolase family 2 TIM barrel-domain containing protein: protein MSDFAYVESYAPGEGRRRPRADFLSDAPRLSLNGDWRFRLSPTAAGASDMDDSGWDRLRVPSHWVLEGYDRPLYTNTAYPFPLDPPRVPAENPTGDYRRHFDLPAGWPPDARAVLRFQGVDSCARVWLNGTSLGHSKGSRLPFEFDVTGLLRPAGNLLAVRVHRWSSGSYLEDQDMWWLPGIFRDVELLARPDGCVDDFYVHASYLDGQGTLRVDADRPGTVELPELGVRVPTGVEVTVPVEPWSAESPRLYRGTLTAGGERIALAVGFRTVSIVDGRLLVNGVPVLFRGVNRHEHDPDRGRALDRETMLRDVVLMKRHHINAVRASHYPPHPEFLRLCDEYGLWVVDECDIETHGFIYADWRGNPPDEPAWRDALADRIERMVERDKNHPSVVVWSLGNESGAGAAFGEASRWIRARDPSRPIHYERDRTYRHSDFASVMYPSLDDLDAIGRREEPAPEGVEPGSPDDERRRGLPFLLCEYAHAMGNGPGSLVDYQRILEAHERFCGAFVWEWIDHGLRAPDGGLWHGGDIDHRPSGGRFCLDGLLFADRTPSPGLAEYAKAIEPVEITVAGGRVALRNRYDVVDLSHLRLEWTVEDGGVPVESGSLAVPHLPARGLGSVAMPVVPAGRSERWLTVRAVLATDTAWAPAGHEVAWGQGLISAAAPAPARRGSLDRGPARFDPRTGELVRLGDLTVAGPMLDVWRAPVENDLGQGGRNNLAQAWRTVGLDRMLHRVDEVCVADDRLVVRGRSAPAGRALGLRTELVWEPAGDHAVRLAVTVEPEGDWADVTLPRLGVRLALPAGLARATWFGRGPGESYVDSQAAARVGRFAADIDAMQTPYPWPQENGNHVRTRWLELTGPDLPTLGVRGDPWFDFTVRRWTSEALDRATKPSDLHASDRVWLNVDHAQQGIGSASCGPALPDRYRLPVAPYSFTTVLSVCYSSERHRCTGS, encoded by the coding sequence TTGAGCGACTTCGCGTACGTCGAGTCGTACGCGCCGGGCGAGGGGCGCCGCCGGCCGCGGGCCGACTTCCTCTCGGACGCGCCGCGCCTGTCCCTGAACGGCGATTGGCGCTTCCGGCTCTCGCCGACCGCGGCCGGCGCGTCCGACATGGACGACAGCGGCTGGGATCGGTTGCGGGTCCCTTCGCATTGGGTCCTTGAGGGGTACGACCGTCCGCTGTATACGAACACGGCGTACCCGTTCCCGCTCGATCCGCCGCGCGTGCCGGCGGAGAACCCGACCGGCGACTACCGCCGGCACTTCGACCTGCCCGCCGGGTGGCCGCCGGACGCCCGCGCGGTGCTGCGCTTCCAGGGCGTCGACTCGTGCGCCCGGGTCTGGCTCAACGGCACGTCGCTGGGGCACTCCAAGGGCAGCCGGCTGCCGTTCGAGTTCGACGTGACCGGGCTGCTGCGACCGGCCGGCAACCTGCTGGCCGTACGGGTGCACCGCTGGTCCTCCGGCAGCTACCTGGAAGACCAGGACATGTGGTGGCTGCCCGGCATCTTCCGGGACGTGGAGCTGCTGGCGCGGCCGGACGGCTGCGTCGACGACTTCTACGTCCACGCGTCCTACCTGGATGGTCAGGGCACCCTGCGGGTGGACGCCGACCGGCCGGGCACCGTCGAGCTGCCCGAGCTGGGCGTACGCGTACCGACCGGCGTCGAGGTGACCGTCCCGGTCGAGCCGTGGAGCGCCGAGTCGCCCCGGCTGTACCGCGGCACGCTGACCGCAGGCGGGGAACGGATCGCGCTCGCCGTCGGCTTCCGCACGGTCTCCATCGTGGATGGACGGCTGCTCGTCAACGGCGTACCCGTGCTCTTTCGCGGGGTGAACCGGCACGAGCACGACCCGGACCGGGGCCGGGCGCTGGACCGGGAAACGATGCTCCGGGACGTCGTGCTGATGAAGCGACACCACATCAACGCCGTACGCGCCAGCCACTACCCGCCGCACCCCGAGTTCCTGCGGCTGTGCGACGAGTACGGCCTGTGGGTGGTCGACGAGTGCGACATCGAGACGCACGGCTTCATCTACGCGGACTGGCGGGGCAACCCGCCGGACGAGCCGGCCTGGCGGGACGCGCTGGCCGACCGGATCGAGCGGATGGTCGAGCGGGACAAGAACCACCCGAGCGTGGTGGTCTGGTCGCTCGGCAACGAGAGCGGGGCCGGCGCCGCCTTCGGTGAGGCGTCGCGGTGGATCCGGGCGCGCGACCCGAGCCGGCCCATCCACTACGAGCGGGACCGGACGTACCGGCACTCCGACTTCGCCAGCGTCATGTACCCGTCGCTGGACGACCTCGACGCGATCGGCCGCCGCGAGGAGCCGGCCCCCGAGGGCGTCGAGCCCGGATCCCCCGACGACGAGCGCCGCCGCGGGCTGCCGTTCCTGCTCTGCGAATACGCCCACGCGATGGGCAACGGCCCCGGCTCGCTGGTCGACTACCAGCGCATCCTGGAGGCGCACGAACGGTTCTGCGGCGCCTTCGTCTGGGAGTGGATCGACCACGGCCTGCGCGCCCCCGACGGTGGCCTGTGGCACGGCGGCGACATCGACCACCGGCCCAGCGGCGGGCGCTTCTGCCTGGACGGCCTGCTCTTCGCCGACCGGACCCCGTCACCCGGTCTGGCCGAGTACGCCAAGGCCATCGAGCCGGTGGAGATCACCGTCGCGGGCGGGCGGGTGGCGCTGCGCAACCGGTACGACGTCGTCGACCTGTCCCACCTCCGTCTGGAGTGGACGGTGGAGGACGGGGGCGTACCGGTGGAATCGGGTTCGCTGGCGGTGCCGCACTTGCCGGCTCGCGGACTTGGCTCCGTGGCGATGCCGGTGGTGCCGGCCGGGCGGTCCGAGCGGTGGCTCACCGTCCGCGCGGTGCTCGCCACCGACACCGCCTGGGCACCGGCCGGGCATGAGGTGGCCTGGGGCCAGGGCCTCATCTCGGCCGCCGCCCCCGCGCCCGCCCGGCGCGGCTCGCTCGATCGCGGACCGGCTCGCTTCGACCCGCGCACCGGCGAGTTGGTACGCCTCGGCGACCTGACCGTCGCTGGGCCGATGCTCGACGTCTGGCGCGCCCCCGTGGAGAACGACCTCGGCCAGGGCGGCCGCAACAACCTCGCGCAGGCGTGGCGCACCGTTGGCCTGGACCGGATGCTGCACCGCGTCGACGAGGTGTGCGTGGCGGACGACCGGCTCGTGGTGCGCGGCCGCAGCGCACCGGCCGGCCGGGCCTTGGGCCTGCGCACCGAGCTGGTCTGGGAGCCGGCGGGCGACCACGCGGTCCGGCTCGCCGTCACCGTCGAGCCCGAGGGCGACTGGGCGGACGTCACCCTGCCCCGGCTCGGCGTACGGCTGGCGCTGCCGGCCGGGCTCGCGCGGGCCACCTGGTTCGGCCGCGGACCGGGGGAGTCCTACGTGGACAGTCAGGCGGCGGCGCGGGTGGGTCGGTTCGCGGCGGACATCGACGCGATGCAGACGCCGTACCCGTGGCCGCAGGAGAACGGCAACCACGTGCGGACCCGCTGGCTGGAGCTGACCGGCCCGGACCTGCCCACGCTGGGCGTACGGGGCGACCCGTGGTTCGACTTCACCGTACGGCGCTGGACCAGCGAAGCCCTGGACCGCGCCACGAAGCCGTCCGACCTGCACGCTTCGGATCGCGTGTGGCTGAACGTGGACCACGCCCAGCAGGGCATCGGCAGCGCCTCCTGCGGCCCCGCGCTCCCGGACCGCTACCGCCTCCCCGTGGCCCCGTACTCCTTCACCACCGTGCTCTCGGTCTGCTACAGCTCGGAGCGCCACAGGTGCACGGGCTCGTAG
- a CDS encoding NAD-dependent epimerase/dehydratase family protein, whose amino-acid sequence MRIAVTGSSGKLGTATVARLRADGHDVLGLDLAGTPGAGFTRVDLADYGQALDALLGVTARHAGLDALVHLAAIPVNGLVPDVTTFHTNMTVSFNVFHAALRAGITTVVYASSITALGFPFDEPPAYLPLDEASEPRANNTYGLVKVLEETMAAQLVRWRPELSITALRFTNVTGPGDYATFAERGHDPAYRRVLLWSYVDARDAATAVALALAAARPGFAVYNVAASDTGLTVPSTELVAGAFPDVPLRKELARHETLLSIDAARRELGYEPVHLWRSEL is encoded by the coding sequence GTGCGGATCGCGGTCACCGGTAGCTCGGGCAAGCTCGGCACCGCCACCGTGGCGCGGCTGCGGGCGGACGGGCACGACGTGCTCGGGCTGGACCTGGCCGGTACGCCCGGCGCCGGCTTCACCCGGGTCGACCTCGCCGACTACGGGCAGGCGCTCGACGCCCTGCTCGGCGTCACCGCCCGGCACGCGGGCCTGGACGCGCTCGTGCACCTGGCGGCGATCCCGGTCAACGGCCTGGTCCCCGACGTCACCACGTTCCACACCAACATGACCGTCTCGTTCAACGTGTTCCACGCGGCGCTGCGGGCCGGCATCACCACCGTCGTGTACGCCTCCAGCATCACCGCGCTGGGCTTCCCGTTCGACGAGCCACCCGCGTACCTGCCGCTGGACGAGGCGAGCGAGCCCCGCGCCAACAACACGTACGGCCTGGTCAAGGTGCTCGAAGAGACGATGGCGGCGCAGCTCGTGCGATGGCGGCCCGAGCTGTCCATCACCGCGCTGCGGTTCACCAACGTGACCGGCCCCGGCGACTACGCGACGTTCGCCGAGCGCGGGCACGACCCCGCGTACCGCCGGGTGCTGCTGTGGAGCTATGTGGACGCCCGGGACGCGGCGACGGCCGTGGCGCTCGCCCTGGCCGCGGCCCGCCCGGGTTTCGCGGTGTACAACGTGGCGGCCTCCGACACCGGGCTGACTGTGCCGAGCACGGAGCTGGTGGCGGGCGCCTTCCCGGACGTACCGCTCCGCAAGGAGCTAGCCCGGCACGAGACCCTGCTCTCCATCGACGCGGCCCGACGCGAGCTCGGCTACGAGCCCGTGCACCTGTGGCGCTCCGAGCTGTAG